The DNA sequence ACGAATGATTCGGCGTGCTGAAATACCAGAGGATTACTTCGCAACTTTGTATGGCTTTGATTTTGAAAAATAGACAATTTTTGATATAATAAGAAAATGTAAAAAGGGAAAAGAGGATTACATATTTATGAATTTACTATTAGCTATTTTGTTGATTATTGTGGCTTTTTTTGGTGGCATGCTCGCTGGAATGTATCTAGTTCGCAAACAAATTGAAAAAGAATTTGCAGACAATCCACGTTTGAATATTGATGCGGTTCGTACAATGCTATCTGCAAATGGACAAAAACCAAATGAAGCAAAGGTACAACAAGTGTATCGTCAAATTAAAAATCAACAAAAAGCAGCACTTGAAAATGCTAAAAAGAAAAAATAAGCTGTTAAAACAGTATAAAATTTGATTTTTAAAGAGATAAATGAATGGGGATTTGGGACTTGCACCCAGTCCCTTCTTTAGAAAGAAGAACTTATGGATAATCGACCAATTGGTTTTTTAGACTCAGGAGTGGGCGGTTTGACAGTTGTTCGTGAATTGATGCGGCAGCTTCCACATGAGGAAGTGATTTATATCGGTGATTCTGCACGTGCGCCTTATGGACCAAGACCAGCAGATCAGATTCGCGAATATACATGGCAATTAGTGCAATTTCTTTTAACTAAAAATGTCAAAATGATTGTTCTTGCCTGCAATACAGCTACTGCTGTGGTTTGGGAAGAAATCAAAGAAAAATTGGATATTCCAGTTTTGGGAGTGATTTTACCGGGAGCTAGTGCAGCAATTAAAGCCTCTCAACATGGGACGATTGGCATTATTGGAACGCCAATGACGATTCAATCAGATATTTATCGGCAAAAAATCGAACGTCTCTTACCGGAAGTGGAGGTGACAAGTCTTTCTTGTCCCAAGTTTGTCCCACTGGTAGAGTCTAACGAGCTGTCGTCTAGCATTACGAAAAAAGTGGTCTATGAGAGTTTGATGCCGTTAAAAGGTAAGGTAGATACTTTAGTGCTAGGCTGTACGCATTATCCTTTGCTAAAACCAATCATTCAAAATGTAATGGGACCAACAGTGAAACTGATTGATAGTGGAGCAGAATGCGTGCGGGACATTTCTGTTTTGCTCAATTATTTTGAAATCAATCACAGCAGAGAAGGAGAACTTCCTCAACACCGCTTTTTTACAACAGCAAATGCGAAAAGTTTTGCTGAAATTGCAGAAACGTGGTTAAATAAAGAAATAAATGTGGAGCATGTGACCTTATGAGTAGCAAAATTTATGAGTATAAAGATACCCAAGATTGGTATGTTGGAGAATGGTCTCCCTATGGTGGTGGATTCTATTTTAAAGATGTCGTTTCAGAAGAATTGAGTCGCATGGAAGAAGGGCTCCGTCAATTAGTAGTTGAAGAGCAGTCTTTTTCTGTTGCAGTGATTCAATATAATTCCATAATGTCTTTTGTTCAATTTGTCCTGCAAATGATTAATGAAAATCAAGATTCACAGTTTCAGGCACAATTTCACAAGGGCGCTATTCTGATTACGGAAAAGGGACAGTTAGTTTTAGTGCATTTGCCTAAAAATGGGATTCAGCTGAATGATTTCTTTTCTCAGAAAAACTTGTCAGGTTTGACAGTCGGAGATACGATTTTAGTCGCTACTCGCAATGAAGGAAAAACTGCTGAATTTCGTAAAATATTTGAAAAATTAGGCTACAAAATTGAAAACCTGAATGACTACCCTGATTTGCCAGAGGTAGCAGAAACTGGGATGACTTTTGAAGAAAATGCTCGTTTGAAAGCAGAGACCATTTCTAAGCTGACTGGCAAAATGGTATTGGCGGATGACTCAGGCTTAAAAGTGGATGCACTAGGTGGTCTTCCTGGAGTTTGGTCTGCTCGCTTTGCTGGAAATGATGCAACAGACTTAGAAAACAATGCAAAATTGCTACATGAATTAGCAATGGTTTTCGACTTGAAAGATCGCTCTGCGCAGTTTCATACCACTCTGGTAGTGGCAAGTCCTGACAAAGAAAGTCTGGTCGTAGAGGCTGACTGGCCAGGCTATATCAATTTTGAGCCGAAAGGTGAAAATGGATTTGGCTATGATCCTTTATTTTTAGTAGGTGAAACAGGCAAAACATCTGCAGAATTAACAATGGAAGAAAAAAACGCTCAATCACATCGAGCTCAAGCAGTTCAAAAATTAGTGGAGGTATTTCCAACATGGCAAAACAAACCATCATCGTAATGAGTGATTCTCATGGAGATCGTGCTATTGTAGAAGAGATAAAGACCTATTATCTAGGAAAAGTAGATGCTATTTTTCATAATGGTGATTCTGAGCTGCCAAGTGATGACGAAGTGTGGCAAGGAATTTACGTTGTAGCAGGGAACATGGATTTCTATGGTGGGTATCCAGACCGTTTAGTGACAGACTTAAACGGCACCATTATTGCGCAAACTCACGGACATCTTCAACAGATCAATTTTGGTTTTCAAAAATTGGATCTCTGGGCACAAGAGGTAAATGCAGATATTTGTTTGTATGGGCATTTACATATTCCAGATGCGTGGATGGAAGGAAAAACACTCTTTTTAAATCCAGGTTCTATCAGCCGACCGCGCGGTGTTATCAATGAGCGACTTTATGCTAAGGTAGAGATTAGTGATGATGCATTTCAAGTGGACTATTATACGCGTCAACACGAACTGTATTCTCGCCTATCAAAGGAGTTTACTCGATGATTGCCAAAGAATTTGAAAATTTTCTCTTACAGCAAGAAGATACTTTTTTAACACCGGCAGAAAACTTGGCTGTTTTAATTGATACTCACAATGCTGATCATGCTATTTTGTTGTTGAGTCAGATGACCTATTCGCGAGTACCCGTTGTGACAGATCAGAAAAAGTTTGTTGGAACTATTTCGCTGACAGATATCTTGTCTTACCAAATGCAGCATGAAATCCCTGATGAGGAATTTATGACAACGGATATTGTTCACATGGCGAAAAAAGATGACCTGACAGTCGATCCGGATTTTACATTGACAGAAGTGCTGCATAAGTTAGTAGACGAGTCCTTCTTGCCAGTTGTTGATCGGGACAATACATTTCAAGGAATTATTACACGCAAATCTATCCTAAAAGCAGTTAATGCTCTTTTGCATAGTTTTGCGAATGAATACGAGATTCATCCAAAATGAAAGAAGAAATAACAACCTTTTTAGAAGGAAAAAATTTATCTGATAATTCAAAAACAGCTTATTTTTATGATTTGGAGCAATTCGTAGATGTGACCCATGCAAAAATTACAGAGACCAATCTGCGGATTTACCAAGCTTCTATCGCTGACTTCAAACCTTCTGTTCAAAAACGAAAATTATCTGCTGTCAATCAATTTTTGCATTATTTATATAAGCAACGATTGATTTCAGACTTTTATCGTTTGGAGTTGCCAAAAGTGGGAATCCCGAAAGAACATGATGCGGAAATTTTGGATTTGTCTGATTTTTATGCAGATACAAATCAATACAACGGTCGTTTAATTGCCTTACTTATTCTAGAAATGGGGCTTTTACCAAACGAAATTTTGCAGTTGAAGGTAGCAGATGTCAATCTGGATTTTCAGATTATTCGCATTGAGAAAGCAGGTCAAAAGCGCATTGTGCCCATTCCAGACCAGTTGATTGGAGAACTGGAAACAACTCTGGAAGGAACTTATTTGTTAGAAAAGAATGGGAAAAGCTATTCGCGGCAATGGGGCTTTCGTCAATTAGAAGCTTTTTTGATTGAAAAAAAACAAGCTGCTTTATCAGCTCAGAGTTTGCGGGAGCAATATATTTTACGTCAGCGAGAAAAAGGTGTAGAAATATATGAAATTGCGCGCAATTTAGGCTTGAAAACAATGATGACATTGGAAAAATATAGATAATGGACATAAAAATTAAAGATTTTGAAGGCCCATTGGACTTATTGCTTCATTTGGTGTCAAGATACCAAATGGATATCTATGATGTGCCGATTACAGAGGTCATTGAGCAATATCTGGCTTACGTAGCGACGCTTCAAGCTATGAAGTTAGAAGTGACGGGTGAATACATGGTAATGGCAAGTCAGCTCATGTTGATTAAAAGCCGAAAACTCTTACCCAAAGTAGCTGATAGCTTAGAAACTGAAGAAGATTTGGAGCAAGATTTGCTTTCTCAAATTGAGGAATATCGGAAATTCAAATTGTTAGGTGAGAAAATGGCGGAGCAACATGAAGAACGAGCTCTTTATTATTCCAAACCTAAAATTGAATTGGTGTATGAAGATGCAACATTGCTCCATGATAAGACAACGATTGATTTGTTTTTGGCTTTTTCTAAATTGATGACGCAAAAAAGAGAAGAATTTGCTCAAAGTCATACAACGATTGTCAAAGATGAATATAAAATCGAAGACATGATGGATGTGATACGTGAGCGCTGTTATTCTCAAGAAAAACTTGCTCTGCAAGCCATTTTTTCAGAAA is a window from the Streptococcus anginosus subsp. whileyi MAS624 genome containing:
- the cbpB gene encoding cyclic-di-AMP-binding protein CbpB, giving the protein MIAKEFENFLLQQEDTFLTPAENLAVLIDTHNADHAILLLSQMTYSRVPVVTDQKKFVGTISLTDILSYQMQHEIPDEEFMTTDIVHMAKKDDLTVDPDFTLTEVLHKLVDESFLPVVDRDNTFQGIITRKSILKAVNALLHSFANEYEIHPK
- a CDS encoding nucleoside-triphosphate diphosphatase; translation: MSSKIYEYKDTQDWYVGEWSPYGGGFYFKDVVSEELSRMEEGLRQLVVEEQSFSVAVIQYNSIMSFVQFVLQMINENQDSQFQAQFHKGAILITEKGQLVLVHLPKNGIQLNDFFSQKNLSGLTVGDTILVATRNEGKTAEFRKIFEKLGYKIENLNDYPDLPEVAETGMTFEENARLKAETISKLTGKMVLADDSGLKVDALGGLPGVWSARFAGNDATDLENNAKLLHELAMVFDLKDRSAQFHTTLVVASPDKESLVVEADWPGYINFEPKGENGFGYDPLFLVGETGKTSAELTMEEKNAQSHRAQAVQKLVEVFPTWQNKPSS
- a CDS encoding segregation/condensation protein A, whose product is MDIKIKDFEGPLDLLLHLVSRYQMDIYDVPITEVIEQYLAYVATLQAMKLEVTGEYMVMASQLMLIKSRKLLPKVADSLETEEDLEQDLLSQIEEYRKFKLLGEKMAEQHEERALYYSKPKIELVYEDATLLHDKTTIDLFLAFSKLMTQKREEFAQSHTTIVKDEYKIEDMMDVIRERCYSQEKLALQAIFSETKDMNEVITLFLATLELVKVQEIQVIQEENFGNIYLIGKRNE
- the xerD gene encoding site-specific tyrosine recombinase XerD, whose translation is MKEEITTFLEGKNLSDNSKTAYFYDLEQFVDVTHAKITETNLRIYQASIADFKPSVQKRKLSAVNQFLHYLYKQRLISDFYRLELPKVGIPKEHDAEILDLSDFYADTNQYNGRLIALLILEMGLLPNEILQLKVADVNLDFQIIRIEKAGQKRIVPIPDQLIGELETTLEGTYLLEKNGKSYSRQWGFRQLEAFLIEKKQAALSAQSLREQYILRQREKGVEIYEIARNLGLKTMMTLEKYR
- a CDS encoding YneF family protein, whose amino-acid sequence is MNLLLAILLIIVAFFGGMLAGMYLVRKQIEKEFADNPRLNIDAVRTMLSANGQKPNEAKVQQVYRQIKNQQKAALENAKKKK
- the racE gene encoding glutamate racemase; protein product: MDNRPIGFLDSGVGGLTVVRELMRQLPHEEVIYIGDSARAPYGPRPADQIREYTWQLVQFLLTKNVKMIVLACNTATAVVWEEIKEKLDIPVLGVILPGASAAIKASQHGTIGIIGTPMTIQSDIYRQKIERLLPEVEVTSLSCPKFVPLVESNELSSSITKKVVYESLMPLKGKVDTLVLGCTHYPLLKPIIQNVMGPTVKLIDSGAECVRDISVLLNYFEINHSREGELPQHRFFTTANAKSFAEIAETWLNKEINVEHVTL
- a CDS encoding metallophosphoesterase, with the translated sequence MAKQTIIVMSDSHGDRAIVEEIKTYYLGKVDAIFHNGDSELPSDDEVWQGIYVVAGNMDFYGGYPDRLVTDLNGTIIAQTHGHLQQINFGFQKLDLWAQEVNADICLYGHLHIPDAWMEGKTLFLNPGSISRPRGVINERLYAKVEISDDAFQVDYYTRQHELYSRLSKEFTR